The following are encoded together in the Phaseolus vulgaris cultivar G19833 chromosome 9, P. vulgaris v2.0, whole genome shotgun sequence genome:
- the LOC137822566 gene encoding rho GTPase-activating protein REN1-like, with amino-acid sequence MIFKSGPLFISSKGIGWTSWKKRWFILTQTSLVFFRSDPNAIPQKGNEVNLTLGGIDLNNSGSVVIKADKKLLTVQFPDVHDGRAFTLKAETMEDLYEWKTALENALTLAPSATNGTEQNGISRNDQNDSIDISLDQLKDREPAKSTVIGRPILLALEDVDGTPSFLEKALTFIEEHGANVEGILRQAADVDEVERRVREYEQGKVEFSPDEDAHVIGDCIKHVLRELPSSPVPASCCKALLESCRSERGSRVATMREAINDTFPEPNRRLLQRILMMMQIVASRKAVNRMSSSAVAACMAPLLLRPLLAGECEIENDFDVGGDGSIQLLQAAAAANHAQAICITLLEEYSSIFGEGSMSPDIYTDSDEDSGSESERATDDDLSYDDDDEEYDEEEDYEESIHDSDGDGDLGSESYTGTEDSEADDAHDEEHDRASSSSKSSVLTEKSKATQKLASKSLERSLAQQKDFKSSEYLTSPKKTDYGDQSNKPVDNVGDVIDEATLLNLNSPSPASFIKKSNTMSNGPAPRHRNTLGRTSARKNLSMESIDFPIEEEDEIERLEAARSELQTQIAEQVKANEEVQSQVENQKKALDERRLSLEQDVARLQEQLNKEKNFRAALENKAELEALALVEADLANLESKVEELAARLNAQVKQNIGTTPDFSNQPRQMSNQERRLKYKADAEAAASTQSDRSGSKVTIRTQQDTHTVGAESDTERKPESTPLPNKHPPSSSKRSSSKGEGANSSPSALTKLTSRLNLLKVARNQIANELQNLEKGRDSSRSSHNVEKGKGSERHQSIPSPKTYGGSEIHSVPNPEKGKGSESSDKGSSKGKSSYQSSSDKLKKSDSHPAHHHTDGWNQQPKHLERGRSEGHQTYNVEKGR; translated from the exons ACACAAACTTCACTTGTTTTCTTCCGAAGTGATCCA AATGCAATCCCTCAAAAGGGGAATGAAGTTAATTTGACCCTTGGAGGCATTGACCTCAACAATTCAGGCAG tGTTGTCATAAAAGCAGATAAGAAACTTTTGACTGTACAATTTCCTGATGTTCATGATGGACGAGCATTCACACTTAAG GCTGAAACTATGGAGGATTTATATGAGTGGAAGACTGCACTCGAAAATGCTTTAACACTGGCACCCAGTGCTACTAATGGAACGGAGCAAAATGGTATCTCCAGGAACGATCAGAATGATTCAATTGATATTTCTTTGGACCAGT TGAAAGATAGAGAACCAGCTAAATCTACTGTTATTGGTCGACCAATTTTACTTGCTTTGGAGGATGTTGATGGAACTCCATCATTTTTGGAGAAAGCCCTAACATTCATAGAAGAGCATG gaGCAAATGTGGAAGGAATCTTACGACAAGCAGCTGATGTTGATGAGGTTGAACGTCGAGTTCGAGAATATGAACAAG GAAAAGTTGAGTTTTCTCCAGATGAGGATGCACATGTTATTGGAGACTGTATTAAG CATGTACTTCGCGAATTGCCATCTTCTCCAGTCCCCGCATCTTGTTGCAAGGCACTGTTAGAATCTTGTC GATCTGAGCGTGGTAGTAGGGTTGCTACTATGCGTGAAGCAATAAATGACACTTTCCCCGAACCAAATCGCCGCTTATTGCAAAG aatactcatgatgatgcaAATTGTGGCTTCACGCAAAGCTGTGAATAGAATGAGCTCCTCAGCTGTGGCAGCTTGCATGGCGCCTTTACTTCTTCGGCCCCTTTTGGCCGGAGAATGTGAaattgaaaatgattttgatgTAGGTGGTGATGGTTCTATTCAACTTTTACAAGCTGCTGCTGCGGCAAACCATGCTCAAGCAATTTGTATAACCTTATTAGAGGAATATAGCAGCATATTTGGG GAAGGTTCCATGTCCCCGGACATATACACTGATTCAGACGAAGATAGTGGATCTGAGAGTGAGCGGGCAACTGATGATGATTTGTcctatgatgatgatgatgaagaatatgatgaagaagaagattaTGAGGAATCAATACATGATAGTGATGGAGATGGTGATCTTGGTAGTGAATCGTACACTGGAACTGAAGATTCAGAGGCCGATGATGCCCATGATGAG GAGCATGACCGTGCTAGTTCAAGTTCAAAATCCTCAGTTTTGACTGAAAAATCCAAAGCCACTCAAAAGTTAGCATCAAAGTCACTAGAACGCTCACTGGCTCAAcaaaaagatttcaaaagctCTGAATATCTCACGAGTCCAAAGAAGACTGACTACGGTGATCAGTCCAATAAGCCTGTTGATAATGTTGGAGATGTTATTGATGAAGCTACATTGCTTAATTTAAATTCTCCTAGCCCTGcttcatttataaaaaaatccaataCCATGTCCAATGGCCCAGCACCTCGTCATCGCAACACATTGGGCCGCACCTCA GCAAGGAAGAATCTCTCCATGGAATCCATTGATTTTCCTATTGAAGAGGA GGATGAaattgaaaggcttgaagctgCCAGGTCAGAATTACAAACTCAAATTGCAGAGCAG GTGAAGGCAAATGAAGAGGTGCAATCTCAAGTGGAGAATCAAAAGAAAGCCTTGGACGAGCGTCGTCTTTCTCTTGAGCAAGAT GTTGCTAGACTACAGGAACAGTTGAACAAGGAAAAGAATTTTCGGGCAGCTCTTGAG AACAAAGCAGAGCTTGAAGCATTAGCTCTGGTAGAAGCAGATCTTGCCAATTTAGAGTCAAAGGTTGAGGAACTTGCGGCGAGGCTTAATGCACAAGTTAAGCAGAATATTGGAACTACTCCAGATTTCTCTAATCAACCACGACAAATGTCAAATCAAGAAAGAAGATT AAAATACAAGGCAGATGCTGAAGCTGCTGCCTCAACACAATCTGATAGATCAGGAAGTAAG GTTACGATAAGGACTCAACAAGACACTCATACAGTCGGAGCAGAAAGTGATACTGAGCGAAAGCCAGAGTCAACACCTTTACCAAATAAACACCCACCAAGTAGCTCCAAGCGATCTAGTTCAAAGGGCGAG GGAGCAAATTCCTCTCCTTCTGCACTCACAAAACTGACATCCAGACTGAACCTTTTGAAGGTGGCCCGAAATCAGATTGCAAATGAACTCCAAAACTTGGAAAAAGGGCGAGACTCAAGTCGCTCGTCGCACAATGtggaaaaaggaaaaggatcTGAGCGTCATCAATCAATTCCATCCCCAAAAACATATGGAGGGTCTGAAATTCACTCTGTGCCAAACCCTGAAAAAGGTAAGGGGTCAGAATCATCtgacaaaggatcaagcaaagGAAAATCATCTTATCAGAGTTCATCAGACAA